Proteins encoded within one genomic window of Humulus lupulus chromosome 1, drHumLupu1.1, whole genome shotgun sequence:
- the LOC133803623 gene encoding uncharacterized protein LOC133803623 isoform X1, producing MLKSMLGCCKVYISESRNRAALESIERAAKLFPEAPIINKFEDETYNRVGYTLVSKLGPQPSSDPCPLRTSVLAMVKAALESIDLELHSGSHPRLGIVDHICFHPLLSTSLDRAANVAKSLAADVGYVLQVPSYLYGAAHEEGRTLDTIRRELGYFTPNSSGNQWVGGLKQESLALKPDEGPAQVIPTKGVLVIGATRWVDNYNVPVFSTDLSAVRRIAKGVSGRGGGLPSVQAMALAHGETVIEVACNLLDPNKVGGDRVQLEVERLAKQEGIRVGKGYFTDLSQEEIIQSYLKLGFA from the exons ATGTTAAAGTCGATGCTTGGTTGCTGTAAGGTGTACATATCTGAAAGCAGAAACAGGGCAGCACTAGAGTCCATTGAAAGAGCTGCCAAGCTATTCCCagaagctcccattatcaacaaaTTTGAAGATGAGACATACAACAGAGTTGGCTACACACTCGTTTCCAAGTTGGGTCCACAACCATCTTCGGATCCATGTCCCTTGAGGACCTCAGTGCTCGCCATGGTTAAGGCTGCTTTGGAGTCCATTGACCTTGAGTTGCACAGTGGCAGCCATCCCCGGCTTGGTATTGTGGACCATATATGCTTCCATCCCTTGCTGTCTACTTCTCTGGACCGGGCAGCTAACGTTGCCAAGTCTTTGGCTGCAGATGTTGGCTATGTTCTTCAAG TCCCTAGTTATTTATATGGAGCTGCCCATGAAGAGGGAAGAACGCTTGATACAATCAGAAGAGAATTGGGTTATTTCACGCCAAACTCTAGTGGAAACCAGTGGGTTGGGGGATTAAAACAAGAGTCCTTGGCACTCAAGCCAGATGAGGGTCCAGCTCAAGTGATACCAACAAAAGGTGTCCTTGTCATTGGAGCAACCCGGTGGGTTGACAACTATAACGTTCCTGTCTTCTCTACCGATCTCTCAGCGGTTCGCAGGATCGCAAAGGGTGTGAGTGGAAGAGGAGGAGGCCTTCCTTCAGTCCAGGCCATGGCACTTGCTCATGGTGAAACTGTCATTGAAGTAGCTTGTAATTTGTTGGACCCAAATAAAGTGGGAGGAGATAGAGTTCAGCTTGAAGTTGAGAGACTTGCAAAGCAAGAGGGTATAAGGGTGGGTAAAGGTTATTTCACTGATCTTTCCCAAGAGGAAATCATCCAAAGTTACTTGAAGTTGGGTTTTGCGTAA
- the LOC133803623 gene encoding uncharacterized protein LOC133803623 isoform X2 — MDDIFDSSLNLEEAHLKEGFDEGYKDGLGAGKEDGKQVGLKTGFEVGEELGFYKGCVDIWNSAIRVDPTQFSSRVQKGIKQMQELIEKYPVMEPENEGVHEIMDSLRLKFRAVCASMGFVIWAVEKGKIMLKSMLGCCKVYISESRNRAALESIERAAKLFPEAPIINKFEDETYNRVGYTLVSKLGPQPSSDPCPLRTSVLAMVKAALESIDLELHSGSHPRLGIVDHICFHPLLSTSLDRAANVAKSLAADVGYVLQVPSYLYGAAHEEGRTLDTIRRELGYFTPNSSGNQWVGGLKQESLALKPDEGPAQVIPTKGVLVIGATRWVDNYNVPVFSTDLSAVRRIAKGVSGRGGGLPSVQAMALAHGETVIEVACNLLDPNKVGGDRVQLEVERLAKQEGIRVGKGYFTDLSQEEIIQSYLKLGFA; from the exons ATGGACGATATATTCGACTCCTCTCTAAATTTAGAAGAAGCCCATTTGAAAGAAGGCTTCGATGAGGGCTACAAAGATGGGCTTGGCGCTGGTAAAGAAGACGGTAAGCAAGTGGGTCTGAAAACGGGGTTTGAAGTCGGCGAAGAGTTGGGTTTCTACAAGGGATGCGTGGATATATGGAACTCGGCTATCCGTGTTGACCCGACCCAATTTTCTTCTCGGGTCCAAAAGGGCATCAAGCAAATGCAAGAGTTGATTGAAAAATACCCAGTTATGGAACCTGAGAATGAGGGCGTTCACGAGATAATGGACAGTTTGAGGTTGAAGTTCAGGGCGGTGTGTGCTTCAATGGGT TTTGTGATATGGGCAGTTGAGAAGGGAAAGATAATGTTAAAGTCGATGCTTGGTTGCTGTAAGGTGTACATATCTGAAAGCAGAAACAGGGCAGCACTAGAGTCCATTGAAAGAGCTGCCAAGCTATTCCCagaagctcccattatcaacaaaTTTGAAGATGAGACATACAACAGAGTTGGCTACACACTCGTTTCCAAGTTGGGTCCACAACCATCTTCGGATCCATGTCCCTTGAGGACCTCAGTGCTCGCCATGGTTAAGGCTGCTTTGGAGTCCATTGACCTTGAGTTGCACAGTGGCAGCCATCCCCGGCTTGGTATTGTGGACCATATATGCTTCCATCCCTTGCTGTCTACTTCTCTGGACCGGGCAGCTAACGTTGCCAAGTCTTTGGCTGCAGATGTTGGCTATGTTCTTCAAG TCCCTAGTTATTTATATGGAGCTGCCCATGAAGAGGGAAGAACGCTTGATACAATCAGAAGAGAATTGGGTTATTTCACGCCAAACTCTAGTGGAAACCAGTGGGTTGGGGGATTAAAACAAGAGTCCTTGGCACTCAAGCCAGATGAGGGTCCAGCTCAAGTGATACCAACAAAAGGTGTCCTTGTCATTGGAGCAACCCGGTGGGTTGACAACTATAACGTTCCTGTCTTCTCTACCGATCTCTCAGCGGTTCGCAGGATCGCAAAGGGTGTGAGTGGAAGAGGAGGAGGCCTTCCTTCAGTCCAGGCCATGGCACTTGCTCATGGTGAAACTGTCATTGAAGTAGCTTGTAATTTGTTGGACCCAAATAAAGTGGGAGGAGATAGAGTTCAGCTTGAAGTTGAGAGACTTGCAAAGCAAGAGGGTATAAGGGTGGGTAAAGGTTATTTCACTGATCTTTCCCAAGAGGAAATCATCCAAAGTTACTTGAAGTTGGGTTTTGCGTAA